In Fibrobacter sp. UWB15, the following proteins share a genomic window:
- a CDS encoding aminopeptidase P family protein — translation MVEKSIYKPYSQVFISSERYNSKNLYKKRRKAMLKELDSFCVFAGIPMDPGTEEAYVQIWNKMVQEPAFMYLTGINQAGCYLLLDPRTDEEILFVPPKDPFKEFWNGKRLGFLEGDKEVARVTGIKDVRPVDELMDTVVARAKKLSKGGYAYAYYFEKFKEDHNDRFRHQLLKALKPTGIKLKSAAALHWALRLPLEPERIKDAEAAQAVTNNAFRMVLAEMKAFKTERELGLKLDYEMQRKSDGDLAFPTIVAGGANACCLHYVKKDEPLKAGELVLLDFGIRIGSLHSDLSRTIPVNGKFNPLQRLLYQIVLDSQVEYQKHVRPGVSLKEIGMVPWDYIMQELESRLVKGAKGSYKLLYDKRPHGVSHFIGEQIHEGEPGTRSLDTVLKPGMLISCEPGLYGEFKATIAGKTYREKIGIRIEDDLLITKDGFRNISEDIPKSVDDLERLMKG, via the coding sequence ATGGTTGAAAAGTCAATTTATAAGCCCTATTCGCAAGTTTTTATCTCATCTGAACGCTACAATTCCAAGAATTTGTATAAAAAACGCCGCAAGGCCATGCTCAAGGAACTTGATTCGTTCTGCGTTTTTGCAGGAATCCCGATGGACCCCGGAACAGAAGAAGCCTACGTGCAAATCTGGAATAAAATGGTGCAGGAACCGGCGTTCATGTACCTGACGGGAATCAACCAGGCGGGTTGCTACCTGTTGCTCGATCCTAGGACCGACGAAGAAATCTTGTTTGTTCCGCCCAAGGACCCGTTCAAGGAATTTTGGAACGGCAAGCGCTTGGGCTTTTTGGAAGGCGATAAAGAGGTGGCCCGCGTAACGGGAATTAAGGATGTTCGCCCTGTAGATGAACTCATGGACACGGTGGTTGCCCGCGCGAAAAAGCTTTCGAAGGGGGGCTACGCTTACGCCTACTACTTTGAAAAGTTCAAGGAAGACCACAACGACCGGTTCAGGCACCAGTTGCTCAAGGCACTTAAGCCAACCGGCATCAAGCTCAAGAGTGCTGCAGCTCTGCACTGGGCCCTCAGACTCCCGCTGGAACCTGAGCGCATTAAGGATGCCGAAGCGGCGCAGGCGGTCACGAATAACGCCTTCCGCATGGTACTTGCCGAAATGAAGGCCTTCAAGACTGAGCGCGAATTGGGCTTGAAGCTCGATTACGAAATGCAGCGCAAGAGCGATGGCGACCTTGCGTTCCCGACGATTGTCGCGGGTGGTGCAAACGCTTGCTGCTTGCATTATGTCAAAAAAGACGAACCGCTTAAAGCAGGGGAGTTGGTGCTGTTAGATTTCGGTATCCGCATCGGAAGCCTGCACAGCGATCTTTCCCGCACCATTCCTGTAAACGGCAAGTTTAATCCGTTGCAGAGATTGCTGTACCAGATAGTGCTTGATTCTCAGGTTGAGTACCAGAAGCATGTGCGCCCGGGCGTATCTCTCAAGGAAATCGGGATGGTCCCTTGGGACTATATTATGCAGGAACTGGAAAGCCGTTTGGTTAAAGGTGCGAAGGGTTCGTACAAACTATTGTATGACAAGCGCCCGCACGGCGTAAGCCACTTTATCGGCGAACAGATTCATGAAGGCGAACCGGGAACCCGCTCCTTGGATACAGTCCTCAAGCCGGGAATGCTGATTTCTTGCGAGCCGGGGCTCTACGGCGAATTCAAGGCGACCATTGCCGGCAAGACCTACCGCGAAAAAATCGGTATCCGCATCGAAGACGACCTGCTGATTACCAAGGACGGATTCAGGAATATTTCAGAAGATATCCCGAAGTCCGTTGACGATTTGGAACGGTTGATGAAAGGTTGA